One window from the genome of Roseomonas haemaphysalidis encodes:
- the moaC gene encoding cyclic pyranopterin monophosphate synthase MoaC yields MSGLTHFDADGKAVMVDVSDKPSTTRTAVARGRVVMAPGTLATIQAGGIGKGDVLGVARLAGIMGAKRTADLIPLCHPLPLSSVRVELVPAAPDAVEIEATARTTGQTGVEMEALTAVTVAALTVYDMCKAIDRGMRVEAVRLIRKEGGKSGLWEAP; encoded by the coding sequence GTGAGCGGCCTCACGCATTTCGACGCCGACGGCAAGGCGGTGATGGTGGATGTCTCGGACAAGCCCTCCACCACCCGCACCGCCGTGGCGCGCGGCCGCGTGGTGATGGCGCCGGGCACCCTCGCGACCATCCAGGCAGGGGGCATCGGCAAGGGCGACGTGCTCGGTGTGGCGCGCCTGGCCGGCATCATGGGCGCCAAGCGCACCGCCGACCTCATTCCGCTGTGCCACCCCCTGCCGCTGTCCTCGGTCCGGGTCGAGCTGGTGCCGGCGGCGCCGGATGCCGTGGAGATCGAGGCGACGGCGCGCACCACCGGCCAGACCGGCGTGGAGATGGAGGCGCTGACCGCCGTGACGGTGGCGGCACTCACGGTGTACGACATGTGCAAGGCCATCGATCGCGGCATGCGGGTGGAGGCGGTGCGCCTCATCCGCAAGGAAGGCGGCAAGTCCGGCCTTTGGGAAGCCCCCTGA
- a CDS encoding anthranilate synthase component II: MILLIDNYDSFTFNLFHFLGDLGAQVEVRRNDALTAQDALDLQPEAILLSPGPCTPNEAGICLPLIEAAAAARVPLMGVCLGHQAIGQAFGGVVERATTPVHGKVWDVKHRDTDLFAGLPSPFKATRYHSLVVRPDGLPPALEATAWTEDGLIMGLAHRDLPIWGVQFHPESIASEHGHDILRNFLRMSGVALPARNVAA; encoded by the coding sequence ATGATCCTGCTGATCGACAACTACGATAGCTTCACCTTCAACCTGTTTCACTTCCTGGGCGACCTTGGCGCCCAGGTCGAGGTCCGCCGCAACGATGCCCTCACGGCACAGGATGCGTTGGACCTGCAGCCGGAGGCGATCCTGCTGTCCCCCGGCCCCTGCACGCCGAACGAGGCCGGCATCTGCCTGCCGCTGATCGAGGCCGCGGCGGCGGCGCGCGTGCCGCTGATGGGCGTGTGCCTGGGCCACCAGGCCATCGGCCAGGCCTTCGGCGGCGTGGTGGAGCGCGCGACCACCCCGGTGCACGGCAAGGTCTGGGACGTGAAGCATCGCGACACGGACCTGTTCGCCGGCCTGCCCTCGCCCTTCAAGGCCACGCGCTATCATTCGCTGGTGGTGCGGCCGGACGGCCTGCCGCCGGCGCTGGAAGCCACGGCGTGGACCGAAGACGGGCTGATCATGGGCCTCGCGCATCGCGACCTGCCGATCTGGGGCGTGCAGTTCCACCCGGAAAGCATCGCCAGCGAGCACGGCCATGACATCCTGCGGAACTTCCTGCGGATGTCCGGCGTGGCTTTGCCGGCGCGCAACGTGGCCGCCTGA
- the glp gene encoding gephyrin-like molybdotransferase Glp, which produces MLSVAEARERILGGLQPVGAETVSLPEGWGRVLAAPVAARLTQPPADVSAMDGYAVRAADAVKGARLVVIGAAPAGHPFGGELGPNQAVRIFTGAAVPTGADGILLQEDAESGADGVLVQEDVHPGRWIRRAGLDFHVGEALLPAGRRLTARDIGLAAAANHPWLSVHRQPRVAILATGDEISLPGDPMGAGGIVSSNAHALAALVRAAGGVPIVLPIARDDAEAIAAAAQSARGCDLLVTTGGASVGEHDLVQSALGPAGFALDFWKIAMRPGKPLIWGRLGTTPLLGLPGNPVSSLVCGVVFLWPAIAALGGRPGLLPPLRTARLGAALAANDQRADFLRATLKRDAQGQWVATAFPAQDSSMLKTMARADALLLRAPHAPEAPAGSSVEILVLDELGL; this is translated from the coding sequence ATGCTGTCGGTGGCCGAGGCCCGCGAGCGCATTCTGGGCGGGTTGCAACCGGTGGGTGCCGAAACGGTGTCGCTGCCCGAGGGCTGGGGCCGCGTGCTGGCGGCACCCGTGGCGGCGCGCCTGACGCAGCCGCCGGCCGACGTCTCGGCCATGGACGGCTACGCGGTGCGGGCGGCGGATGCGGTGAAGGGCGCGCGCCTCGTGGTGATCGGCGCGGCGCCGGCCGGGCATCCGTTCGGCGGCGAGCTGGGTCCGAACCAGGCGGTACGGATTTTCACCGGTGCCGCGGTGCCCACGGGCGCAGACGGCATTCTGCTGCAGGAGGATGCCGAATCCGGGGCTGACGGTGTGCTGGTGCAGGAGGATGTCCACCCCGGCCGTTGGATCCGCCGTGCCGGACTGGACTTCCATGTTGGCGAAGCCCTGCTGCCGGCCGGCCGCCGCCTGACCGCCCGCGACATCGGGCTGGCCGCCGCCGCCAACCATCCCTGGCTGAGCGTGCATCGGCAGCCGCGCGTCGCCATTCTGGCAACCGGCGACGAGATCTCCTTGCCGGGTGACCCGATGGGCGCGGGCGGCATCGTTTCTTCCAACGCGCACGCGCTGGCGGCGCTGGTCCGGGCTGCGGGCGGCGTGCCGATAGTGCTGCCGATCGCCCGCGATGATGCGGAAGCAATCGCCGCCGCAGCGCAGTCCGCGCGTGGCTGCGACCTCCTGGTCACCACCGGCGGCGCCAGCGTCGGCGAACACGACCTGGTCCAAAGCGCCCTTGGCCCGGCAGGCTTCGCGCTGGATTTCTGGAAGATCGCGATGCGGCCGGGCAAGCCGCTGATCTGGGGCAGGCTGGGGACAACGCCGCTGCTCGGCCTGCCTGGCAACCCGGTTTCCAGCCTGGTGTGCGGCGTGGTGTTCCTGTGGCCGGCGATCGCCGCGCTGGGCGGCCGCCCCGGGTTGCTGCCGCCCCTGCGGACGGCCCGCCTCGGTGCCGCCCTGGCCGCGAACGACCAGCGGGCGGACTTTCTGCGAGCCACGCTGAAACGCGACGCGCAGGGCCAGTGGGTGGCGACCGCGTTTCCCGCGCAGGACAGCTCCATGCTCAAGACGATGGCCAGGGCGGACGCCCTTCTGCTTCGCGCGCCGCATGCGCCGGAGGCACCGGCCGGCAGTTCCGTCGAAATTTTAGTGCTTGACGAGCTAGGTCTCTGA
- the trpD gene encoding anthranilate phosphoribosyltransferase, producing the protein MSLKPVLARLALGETLAESEAEQAFGIIMEGEATPAQIAAMLMAMRVRGETVAEMTGAVRAMRARMTAIDAPPGAIDLVGTGGDGVGTLNISTAAAIVVAGCGVPVAKHGNRALSSKSGASDVLSALGINLDLPIPELGEVLTRAGMVFLMAPRHHAALRHAAGPRVELGTRTIFNLLGPLTSPARVTRQMTGAFHPRWLRPMAETLARTGTEHAWLVHGQGLDELALSGPSQVVELRQGAFREFTVVPEDAGLPRAPAEAILGGAPEDNAAALVALLQGAPGAYRDCVLLNAAAALVVAGVETDLREAAGRAAAAIDTGAAFAVLERLRAATNP; encoded by the coding sequence ATGTCGCTGAAGCCGGTCCTGGCGCGCCTCGCGCTGGGTGAAACGCTCGCGGAGTCGGAGGCCGAGCAGGCCTTCGGCATCATCATGGAAGGCGAGGCGACGCCGGCGCAGATCGCCGCCATGCTGATGGCCATGCGCGTGCGTGGCGAGACGGTGGCCGAGATGACCGGCGCGGTGCGCGCCATGCGGGCACGCATGACGGCGATCGACGCGCCGCCCGGCGCCATCGACCTCGTGGGGACGGGTGGCGACGGGGTGGGGACGCTGAACATCTCCACCGCCGCCGCCATCGTGGTGGCGGGCTGCGGCGTGCCGGTGGCCAAGCATGGCAACCGGGCGCTGTCGTCCAAGTCCGGTGCGTCGGACGTCCTGTCCGCGCTCGGCATCAACCTGGACCTGCCGATCCCGGAACTGGGCGAGGTGCTGACGCGCGCCGGCATGGTGTTCCTGATGGCGCCGCGCCACCACGCGGCGCTGCGCCACGCCGCCGGGCCGCGCGTCGAGCTGGGCACCCGTACCATTTTCAATCTGCTGGGCCCGCTGACCAGCCCGGCCCGCGTGACGCGGCAGATGACGGGCGCCTTTCATCCGCGTTGGCTGCGCCCCATGGCCGAGACGCTGGCGCGGACGGGTACCGAGCATGCGTGGCTGGTGCATGGCCAGGGCCTGGACGAGCTGGCTCTTTCCGGCCCCAGCCAGGTGGTGGAGCTGCGCCAGGGCGCGTTTCGCGAATTCACCGTGGTGCCCGAGGATGCCGGCCTGCCCCGCGCGCCGGCCGAGGCCATCCTGGGCGGCGCGCCGGAAGACAACGCGGCCGCCCTGGTCGCCTTGCTGCAGGGCGCGCCCGGAGCCTACCGCGACTGCGTGCTGCTGAACGCCGCGGCGGCCCTTGTGGTCGCCGGTGTTGAGACCGATCTGCGCGAAGCCGCAGGACGCGCCGCCGCCGCCATCGACACCGGCGCGGCCTTTGCCGTGCTGGAGCGCCTGCGCGCCGCCACCAACCCCTGA
- the trpC gene encoding indole-3-glycerol phosphate synthase TrpC, which yields MNAPALPDTLIRILADKAVEVRERSARTSTDAIEKLARDGGKPRDFTGALCGAVAEGRIGLIAEIKRASPSGGLIRDPFRPAEIAQAYEAAGAACLSVLTDAPYFQGSPEHLTAARAACSLPVLRKDFMVDPWQVYESRAMGGDCILLIMAALSDAQANELEDVARSLDMSVLAEVHDERELDRALGLNTRLIGINNRDLRSLRTDLATAERMVPLVPADRIPVAESGLRDPADVQRMAAVGARCILVGEHLLRQPDVSAAARAMVQA from the coding sequence ATGAACGCCCCCGCCCTGCCCGATACCCTGATCCGCATCCTAGCCGACAAGGCCGTGGAGGTGCGCGAGCGGTCTGCCCGGACCTCGACCGACGCCATCGAGAAACTGGCGCGCGACGGCGGCAAGCCGCGTGACTTCACGGGTGCCTTATGCGGCGCCGTGGCCGAAGGGCGGATCGGCCTGATTGCCGAGATCAAGCGCGCCTCGCCGTCCGGCGGCCTGATCCGGGACCCGTTTCGCCCCGCCGAGATCGCGCAGGCCTATGAGGCCGCCGGCGCCGCCTGCCTGTCCGTCCTGACGGACGCCCCGTATTTTCAGGGCTCGCCCGAACACCTGACCGCGGCACGGGCGGCCTGCTCGTTGCCGGTTCTGCGCAAGGACTTCATGGTCGACCCCTGGCAAGTCTACGAATCCCGCGCCATGGGCGGCGATTGCATCCTGCTGATCATGGCCGCGCTGTCCGATGCGCAGGCCAACGAGCTGGAGGATGTGGCGCGCAGCCTCGACATGTCCGTGCTGGCGGAAGTGCATGATGAGCGGGAGCTCGACCGGGCGCTGGGGCTGAACACCCGCCTGATCGGCATCAACAACCGGGACCTGCGGAGCCTGCGGACCGACCTCGCCACGGCCGAGCGGATGGTGCCGCTGGTGCCGGCCGATCGCATCCCGGTGGCCGAAAGCGGGCTGCGCGACCCGGCGGATGTGCAGCGCATGGCCGCTGTCGGCGCCCGCTGCATCCTGGTGGGCGAGCACCTGCTGCGGCAGCCCGATGTCAGCGCCGCCGCGCGGGCCATGGTGCAGGCGTGA